The proteins below are encoded in one region of Hordeum vulgare subsp. vulgare chromosome 3H, MorexV3_pseudomolecules_assembly, whole genome shotgun sequence:
- the LOC123442603 gene encoding AP2/ERF and B3 domain-containing protein Os01g0141000-like — MGVEILSSTGEHSSQYSSGAASTATTESGVGGRPPTAPSLPVSIADESATSRSASAQSTSSRFKGVVPQPNGRWGAQIYERHARVWLGTFPDEDSAARAYDVAALRYRGREAATNFPCAAAEAELAFLAAHSKAEIVDMLRKHTYTDELRQGLRRGRGMGARAQPTPSWAREPLFEKAVTPSDVGKLNRLVVPKQHAEKHFPLKRTPETTTTTGKGVLLNFEDGEGKVWRFRYSYWNSSQSYVLTKGWSRFVREKGLGAGDSIVFSCSAYGQEKQFFIDCKKNKTMTSCPADDRGAATASPPVSEPTKGEQVRVVRLFGVDIAGEKRGRAAPVEQELFKRQCVAHSQHSPALAYVCLRRSILMAT, encoded by the exons ATGGGGGTGGAGATCCTGAGCTCAACGGGGGAACACTCCTCCCAGTACTCTTCCGGAGCCGCGTCCACGGCGACGACGGAGTCAGGCGTGGGCGGACGGCCGCCGACTGCGCCGAGCCTACCTGTTTCCATCGCCGACGAGTCGGCGACCTCGCGGTCGGCATCGGCGCAGTCGACGTCGTCGCGGTTCAAGGGCGTGGTGCCGcagcccaacgggcggtggggcgCCCAGATCTACGAGCGCCACGCCCGCGTCTGGCTCGGCACGTTCCCGGACGAAGACTCTGCGGCGCGCGCCTACGACGTGGCCGCGCTCCGGTACCGGGGCCGCGAGGCCGCCACCAACTTCCCGTGCGCGGCCGCCGAGGCGGAGCTCGCCTTCCTGGCGGCACACTCCAAGGCCGAGATCGTCGACATGCTCCGGAAGCACACCTACACCGACGAGCTCCGCCAGGGCCTGCGGCGCGGCCGCGGCATGGGGGCGCGCGCGCAGCCGACGCCGTCGTGGGCGCGGGAGCCCCTTTTCGAGAAGGCCGTGACCCCGAGCGACGTGGGCAAGCTCAACCGCCTCGTTGTGCCGAAGCAGCACGCCGAGAAGCACTTCCCCCTGAAACGCACGCCGGAGACGACAACGACCACCGGCAAGGGGGTGCTTCTCAACTTCGAGGATGGCGAGGGGAAAGTGTGGAGGTTCCGGTACTCGTATTGGAACAGCAGCCAGAGCTACGTGCTCACCAAGGGATGGAGCCGCTTCGTTCGGGAGAAGGGCCTCGGTGCCGGCGACTCCATCGTGTTCTCCTGCTCGGCGTACGGTCAGGAGAAGCAGTTCTTCATCGACTGCAAGAAGAACAAGACGATGACGAGCTGCCCCGCCGATGACCGCGGCGCCGCAACAGCGTCGCCGCCAGTGTCAGAGCCAACAAAAGGAGAACAAGTCCGTGTTGTGAGGCTGTTCGGCGTCGACATcgccggagagaagagggggcgaGCGGCGCCGGTGGAGCAGGAGTTGTTCAAGAGGCAATGCGTGGCACACAGCCAGCACTCTCCAGCCCTAG CATATGTATGTCTGCGGAGAAGTATATTGATGGCTACCTAA